In one Echinicola marina genomic region, the following are encoded:
- a CDS encoding TonB-dependent receptor, translating into MKKLLISTFLVILFFAMVYPTHGQEPSGTVAGYVREAKTQEPLIGVAVKLLGTELGAVTDINGFFTINEVPPKTYTLEASYIGFTKKQVFNLAVRSGGNPDVNIFLEEEVSELEGVVVVANAFGKDEETPLSVNRLSLEEIATYPGGNNDIAKVVQALPGVSGSVGGFRNDVIIRGGAPNENVYYLDGIEIPNINHFSTQGSAGGPVGLLNVSFFEGVSLSTSAFTANYDNVLSGVLQFDQRNGNNRKFHSNVRVSSSEAALTLEGPLFKGDKDDSRTSFIASVRRSYLQVLFKALELPFLPDYWDFQYKVSHEIDRYNSLIFTGLGSIDDFAINQPDDIDEEQQATLDQLPVIKQWSSTHGAVWKRRFKNGSGYMTTALSNNILNNNFRQFEDVANEEGEYLTNDAQEQETKLRYNLTKFIGAWTLSTGAILQRADYKNSSVDLVNDFAYESQLDFFRYGFYAQLTRNFFQEKLSLSAGFRMDGNDFMNEGNKLYKTWSPRFSFGYVLDNARKWSFNGSIGRYYKIPPYTVLGFQNLAGKFVNKNTQYIQSDHYVAGFEYLINPSTRITLEGFYKKYDNYPVSLSKNVSLANLGGDFSVLGNEPVASVGKGRTYGTELLIQKKFTRNFYGILALTLYKSEYTGLDENVYLPSSWDNRTLLTFTGGYKFEKNWEISTRIRYLGKTPIAPVDEEATLESYPAIIKDYNRQGEILLNPFNQTDLRVDKKWNFNNFTFNAFLEFQNLFGQDTPSEPLYGLDRDDEGNITEPRTLKEIPAISSGSVLPSIGLVLDF; encoded by the coding sequence ATGAAAAAATTATTGATTAGCACTTTTTTAGTCATATTATTTTTTGCTATGGTTTACCCTACGCATGGCCAGGAGCCAAGTGGAACAGTAGCAGGATATGTGAGAGAAGCCAAAACCCAAGAACCTCTGATAGGAGTGGCTGTAAAGCTATTGGGAACTGAACTGGGCGCGGTGACAGATATTAATGGTTTTTTTACAATCAATGAGGTCCCGCCCAAAACCTATACTTTGGAAGCATCCTATATAGGTTTTACCAAAAAACAAGTCTTTAACTTAGCGGTAAGATCAGGGGGAAATCCAGATGTGAACATTTTTCTGGAGGAAGAAGTCAGTGAATTGGAAGGAGTGGTGGTAGTTGCCAATGCCTTTGGTAAAGATGAAGAAACTCCTTTGTCAGTAAATAGGCTTTCGCTGGAGGAAATAGCAACTTATCCTGGCGGAAATAATGATATCGCCAAAGTGGTACAGGCATTGCCAGGTGTGTCCGGATCTGTAGGAGGTTTTAGGAATGATGTGATCATCAGGGGAGGAGCCCCCAACGAAAATGTGTATTACCTCGATGGCATTGAAATACCCAATATCAATCACTTTTCCACCCAAGGTAGTGCGGGTGGTCCTGTGGGCTTGCTCAATGTCTCCTTTTTTGAAGGCGTAAGCCTGTCTACCAGTGCTTTTACGGCCAATTATGATAATGTGCTTTCAGGCGTCCTGCAATTTGACCAAAGAAACGGCAATAACAGGAAGTTTCATTCTAATGTTCGTGTAAGCAGCAGTGAGGCTGCTTTGACTTTGGAAGGGCCTTTATTCAAAGGGGACAAAGATGATTCAAGGACTTCTTTTATTGCTTCAGTGAGAAGGTCTTATTTACAGGTTTTGTTCAAAGCACTGGAATTACCTTTTTTACCTGATTATTGGGATTTTCAATATAAAGTTTCCCACGAAATTGATAGGTATAATAGTTTGATATTTACTGGACTAGGTTCTATCGATGATTTTGCCATTAATCAACCTGATGATATCGATGAGGAACAACAGGCCACGCTTGATCAGCTTCCCGTTATTAAACAATGGTCAAGTACACATGGTGCGGTGTGGAAAAGACGATTCAAAAATGGAAGTGGATATATGACCACTGCTTTGAGCAATAATATACTGAATAATAATTTCAGGCAATTTGAAGATGTGGCCAATGAAGAAGGGGAATACCTTACCAATGATGCTCAGGAACAGGAGACCAAGCTTCGGTATAATTTGACCAAGTTTATAGGAGCATGGACATTAAGTACAGGGGCTATCCTTCAGCGTGCAGATTATAAAAACAGTTCAGTAGACTTGGTGAACGATTTTGCTTATGAATCTCAGCTGGATTTTTTTCGCTATGGTTTTTATGCTCAGCTGACGCGTAATTTTTTTCAAGAAAAATTGAGTCTTTCTGCTGGCTTCAGGATGGATGGTAATGATTTTATGAATGAAGGAAATAAGCTGTATAAGACTTGGAGTCCCCGGTTTTCCTTTGGATACGTGTTGGATAATGCTCGGAAATGGAGTTTTAACGGTTCCATAGGTAGATATTATAAAATTCCGCCCTATACTGTTCTGGGCTTCCAAAATCTAGCTGGAAAGTTTGTCAATAAAAACACCCAATATATTCAAAGTGATCATTATGTGGCAGGATTTGAGTATTTGATCAATCCATCCACAAGGATTACCTTAGAAGGCTTTTATAAAAAGTATGATAACTATCCAGTGAGCTTAAGCAAAAATGTTTCCTTGGCCAATTTGGGTGGAGATTTTTCAGTGTTGGGAAATGAACCAGTGGCAAGTGTAGGTAAGGGAAGGACCTATGGCACCGAGTTACTTATACAAAAAAAGTTTACCCGAAATTTTTATGGGATTTTGGCATTGACACTTTATAAAAGTGAATATACTGGTTTGGACGAAAATGTTTACCTGCCATCTTCCTGGGACAATAGGACTTTGTTGACCTTTACAGGAGGTTATAAGTTTGAAAAGAATTGGGAAATTAGTACACGCATAAGGTATTTGGGAAAAACACCAATTGCACCAGTGGATGAAGAGGCTACCTTGGAAAGTTATCCTGCTATTATCAAAGACTATAACAGGCAAGGTGAAATTCTTCTTAATCCATTTAACCAGACTGATCTAAGGGTGGACAAAAAGTGGAATTTCAATAATTTCACCTTTAATGCCTTTTTGGAATTCCAAAATCTTTTTGGTCAAGATACTCCTTCCGAACCACTTTATGGATTGGATCGTGATGATGAAGGAAATATCACAGAACCAAGGACACTTAAGGAGATTCCTGCTATTTCCAGTGGATCTGTACTGCCTTCCATAGGATTGGTATTGGATTTTTAA
- a CDS encoding hybrid sensor histidine kinase/response regulator transcription factor, whose translation MALLCILVSTFSPNAWNLQAQGTGHPFYKFTHYTSQDGLPQNSVLAIMQDQKGFLWFGTDDGLAKYDGYQFTIFKHTPNNNTSLRNNVIRDLVQDKHGFIWISTEGGGINIFDPKTEEFFPLNEQRPIPDLTNSAKTNNLIIDKSGNIWVSTLSDGIYKICPEKHIKEITLHNYLKTLEFNYLNKFNSSINDNKIWQVFEDSKGNIWIGTYEAGMQVLAPNASKFIEVPIHHQGEKIKSIKAFYEDSEGTIWVGTEKHGVFKRSKDEEIFQQFIPVSPSLSRKMVKENITGFLEDQQGHLWIGTLGGGLFVLDQQTDKMFHYVDNPSDPYSLNGRSVYKLFEDKDGNIWIGMYSGEGLNKINPKAQHFEHYRPQSNHPGSLSGKMVKSILKDRESHLWVGMFNGGLNLKRKQKTEFEQIALPEYGSNKPEQTNVQVIFEDQNGKLWIGTDGSGLYGYHPATGKFSTYLYQENDPTSLSKNEVWAITEDQEGHLWIGTANGGGLNQFDPKTGKFKHFLYEANNRKTPSFNDIRSLLLDRQNRLWIGTYGGGLNQYNFSNGHFTYYQHDQNQANSISHNIITSIYEDKNGYLWIGTFGGGLNRMDPNTGHFSHFREKDGLPSDVIKAVLEDNTGQLWISTVKGLTLFNPEKGTFKNFTADDGLQSDEFNLGAAYKDENTGKLYFGGTNGFNAFLPDQVRQTQVPKTPELTQLRVLNHLVSPGDTVENKILLQKSISFSDKLVLNDVHNSFELAFSSLEFNGQDKIQYAYKLDGFDNNWIYTDADRRYAPYTNLKAGEYTFRLKTTSENKLQSSEERILQLIVLPPWYQSTPAYLAYILLGILLAYIIKSIISFRIKLKNDLRFERLEHQKQEEINQLKLRFFTNISHELRTPLMLIKVPLEQLLSRTDISQQVHFQLNSIHNNASRLLRLINQLLEFRKQETGHVKLEVQEIDPKQFSQNIFTSFEAMAKHRNIDFSLNCAPHLPATVWFDLDQMEKVCYNLIYNAFKFTSDGGKIAINLYKGSLPFKEENLSALALEVEDNGKGILAEHQDKIFERFFQVQNGDGKLTAGTGIGLALSKNIVEFHHGQIYMESQPNKKTTFTVLIPCGKAHFAPHDFKEFPSHQESKNLPIEQELNSIDRHLLSSLENTGTSIQPDPSLLSKKLLLVEDNVELLSLMKGVLAQHFQVITAKNGEEGLEMSKVYQPDFIISDVMMPKMDGVAMCSLLKQDLMTSHIPIILLTARSAYDYQREGYASGADDYLSKPFPLDLLISKVRNLLNTRQSLIDTFKQKPDLEPSGIAVSNKDNEWMKTAIEVVENHIDDADFDIAAFVKEMGLSRTLLFEKIKAITGHTPNDFINIIRLKRAAQLLLQGDFKVAEISYMVGFNNPKYFSKCFQKQFGCSPSKYKSQVPY comes from the coding sequence ATGGCATTACTTTGTATTTTAGTTTCGACATTCTCTCCTAACGCCTGGAATTTACAGGCACAAGGAACTGGACATCCTTTTTATAAATTCACCCACTATACCTCACAGGATGGCTTGCCACAAAATTCCGTTCTGGCCATCATGCAGGACCAAAAAGGATTCTTATGGTTTGGGACCGATGACGGCCTGGCCAAATACGATGGTTACCAATTTACCATTTTTAAACATACCCCTAATAATAATACTAGCCTGAGAAATAATGTGATCAGGGATTTGGTCCAAGATAAACATGGATTCATTTGGATCAGTACGGAGGGTGGTGGCATCAATATATTTGATCCCAAAACCGAAGAATTTTTTCCCCTAAACGAACAGCGTCCAATTCCCGATTTGACTAATTCTGCAAAGACCAATAATCTCATCATCGATAAGAGTGGAAATATATGGGTAAGTACATTATCTGATGGAATCTATAAAATATGCCCTGAAAAACACATTAAAGAAATCACTTTACACAACTATCTTAAAACACTAGAATTCAATTATTTAAATAAGTTTAATTCAAGTATTAATGATAATAAAATTTGGCAAGTTTTTGAAGATAGTAAAGGAAATATTTGGATAGGTACCTATGAGGCAGGTATGCAGGTTTTGGCACCAAATGCAAGCAAATTTATTGAAGTCCCCATTCATCATCAAGGAGAAAAAATCAAATCCATCAAAGCATTTTATGAAGATAGCGAAGGTACCATATGGGTAGGAACAGAGAAGCACGGTGTCTTCAAACGATCAAAAGATGAAGAAATATTTCAACAATTTATTCCTGTGTCCCCTTCCCTATCTCGCAAGATGGTCAAAGAAAACATTACTGGTTTTTTGGAGGATCAGCAAGGGCATCTATGGATTGGGACCCTTGGTGGTGGCCTCTTTGTTTTAGACCAGCAAACAGATAAAATGTTTCATTATGTGGACAATCCCTCCGACCCATATAGCCTAAATGGACGATCTGTCTATAAGCTATTTGAAGATAAAGATGGCAATATATGGATTGGGATGTATTCGGGGGAAGGGCTTAATAAAATCAATCCGAAAGCACAACATTTCGAACATTACCGGCCACAAAGCAATCATCCAGGTAGTCTTTCTGGAAAAATGGTTAAATCCATTTTGAAGGACAGGGAAAGCCATCTTTGGGTGGGAATGTTTAACGGCGGTTTAAATCTAAAAAGAAAGCAAAAAACTGAATTTGAACAAATAGCACTACCGGAATATGGCAGCAATAAACCTGAACAGACCAATGTACAAGTCATCTTTGAAGACCAGAATGGAAAACTGTGGATAGGCACAGATGGTTCCGGACTATACGGCTACCATCCTGCTACAGGAAAATTCAGTACCTATTTATATCAAGAAAATGATCCTACTTCACTAAGCAAAAATGAGGTGTGGGCCATAACAGAAGATCAGGAAGGTCATCTGTGGATTGGGACTGCCAATGGAGGTGGTCTCAATCAATTTGATCCCAAGACAGGAAAATTTAAACACTTTTTATATGAAGCCAATAACCGTAAGACACCAAGTTTTAATGATATAAGATCGCTGCTACTCGACAGGCAAAACAGATTATGGATAGGGACTTATGGAGGTGGCCTGAACCAGTATAATTTCAGCAACGGCCATTTTACCTATTACCAACATGATCAAAACCAAGCCAACAGTATCAGTCACAATATCATCACCAGCATCTATGAAGATAAAAACGGCTATTTATGGATAGGTACTTTTGGGGGAGGCCTCAATAGGATGGACCCTAATACGGGACATTTTTCACATTTTAGGGAAAAAGATGGTCTTCCAAGCGATGTGATCAAGGCTGTATTGGAAGACAATACCGGGCAATTATGGATCAGCACGGTAAAAGGACTTACCCTTTTTAACCCCGAAAAAGGAACTTTCAAAAACTTCACTGCGGATGACGGACTTCAATCTGATGAATTTAATCTCGGGGCTGCCTATAAGGATGAAAACACAGGTAAATTATATTTTGGTGGCACCAATGGATTCAATGCCTTTTTGCCGGATCAAGTAAGACAAACCCAGGTACCTAAGACACCTGAATTAACGCAGTTAAGGGTTTTGAATCACTTGGTCAGCCCAGGAGATACTGTAGAAAACAAAATACTTCTGCAGAAAAGCATCAGTTTCAGTGACAAACTTGTACTAAATGATGTACATAATAGCTTTGAATTGGCTTTTAGTTCATTAGAATTCAATGGGCAGGATAAAATCCAATATGCCTATAAATTGGATGGTTTTGACAATAATTGGATCTATACGGACGCTGATAGAAGGTATGCTCCTTATACCAACCTAAAAGCTGGTGAATATACCTTTAGGCTAAAAACCACTTCAGAAAACAAGCTACAGAGTTCTGAAGAAAGAATATTACAATTGATTGTGCTTCCTCCCTGGTACCAAAGTACTCCGGCCTATTTGGCTTATATCTTACTGGGCATTTTATTAGCTTACATCATTAAATCCATCATTAGTTTCCGAATAAAGTTAAAAAATGATCTACGGTTCGAACGCTTGGAGCATCAAAAACAAGAAGAAATCAACCAACTTAAACTTCGCTTCTTCACCAATATCTCCCATGAGTTAAGGACTCCGCTCATGTTGATCAAAGTCCCCTTGGAGCAGTTATTATCCAGGACGGATATATCTCAGCAAGTACATTTTCAGCTCAATTCCATCCATAATAACGCCTCCAGATTGTTGCGGCTGATCAACCAATTATTGGAATTTAGGAAGCAAGAAACAGGGCATGTAAAACTCGAGGTCCAAGAAATTGATCCGAAGCAATTTTCACAAAATATTTTCACATCATTTGAAGCAATGGCCAAACATAGGAATATTGACTTTAGTTTAAATTGTGCCCCCCATCTTCCTGCAACGGTTTGGTTTGATTTGGATCAAATGGAAAAAGTCTGCTATAACCTGATCTATAATGCTTTTAAATTCACCTCCGATGGAGGAAAAATAGCCATAAATCTGTATAAGGGGTCTTTACCTTTCAAGGAAGAAAACTTAAGCGCATTGGCCCTAGAAGTAGAAGATAATGGCAAGGGAATCCTGGCAGAACATCAGGATAAAATATTCGAAAGATTCTTCCAAGTACAAAATGGAGATGGAAAATTAACTGCGGGTACAGGGATAGGCTTGGCATTGAGCAAAAACATCGTGGAATTCCATCATGGACAAATTTACATGGAAAGTCAGCCTAATAAAAAAACTACTTTTACGGTTTTGATTCCTTGTGGAAAAGCGCATTTTGCTCCACATGATTTTAAGGAATTCCCTAGCCATCAGGAGTCCAAAAACCTACCGATAGAGCAAGAGCTGAATAGCATAGACCGGCACTTACTAAGTTCCCTTGAAAATACAGGCACATCGATTCAACCAGATCCCAGCTTACTGAGCAAAAAACTCTTATTGGTTGAAGACAATGTGGAACTGCTCTCGCTGATGAAAGGAGTGTTGGCCCAACATTTTCAGGTGATCACCGCAAAAAACGGAGAGGAAGGCTTAGAAATGTCCAAGGTGTATCAACCTGACTTTATTATTTCTGATGTTATGATGCCCAAAATGGATGGTGTGGCCATGTGTTCCTTACTCAAACAGGACCTGATGACTAGTCATATTCCAATTATACTGCTTACGGCACGCAGCGCTTACGATTATCAAAGAGAAGGCTATGCTTCCGGGGCTGATGATTACCTCAGTAAGCCCTTCCCATTGGACCTGCTGATATCGAAAGTCCGCAATTTGCTCAACACCAGACAAAGTTTAATCGATACATTTAAACAAAAGCCTGATCTGGAACCTTCGGGCATTGCTGTCTCCAATAAAGATAATGAATGGATGAAAACTGCCATTGAAGTGGTCGAAAATCATATCGATGATGCTGATTTCGATATCGCCGCTTTTGTAAAAGAAATGGGGCTAAGCCGTACCTTATTATTTGAAAAGATCAAAGCCATTACCGGACATACCCCAAATGATTTTATAAACATCATCCGGTTAAAAAGAGCCGCTCAATTATTATTACAAGGAGATTTCAAGGTGGCTGAAATCAGTTATATGGTTGGGTTTAACAATCCCAAATACTTCAGCAAATGCTTCCAAAAACAATTTGGATGCAGTCCATCAAAATATAAAAGCCAAGTACCTTACTAA
- a CDS encoding SusC/RagA family TonB-linked outer membrane protein gives MIFFSGHVMAQEINIKGTVIDANTGESIPGVNILVEGSTKGTVSDLDGNFDITADKGQVLVFSYIGYVSQNITIANETTLTVSMETDSKQLEEVLVIGYGEQSRETLTSSVAKLDKKVLENVPFANAASALQGTVSGVRVQTTTGQPGAAPRIIVRGGTSINNPDGATPLYIIDGVIRNGMTDLNPDDIESLQVLKDAAATAIYGARGSNGVVIITTKTGKVGKTSVTYRYNISASEMWNRYDMASARDYIYFNRKGVLATAEKHPEHLFRLDLASGFGVGNDLSNNTAFTPQYLTAENEYKLNEGWQQMPDPVDPSKTIIFAETDWQDVLFQTAISQNHYINVSGGSEKARFDLGVGYLDNEGVAINTDFKRFTTRMNGDIQVNDKLGVYGRLNFSSSSDNQVYSENQLFQRALGLPPTTKLYYEDGSLAPGRNRSMGNPMYHLNRRKALNVTNRATLSGGANWEIFKDFTFEPMASLYFVQATNNSFQKSYYNGPTQFVDSREASSSNSIYWQKQFDGVFSYHKGIGLHNFQFKLGGSYFDRKDYGASASGRGAASDLVPTLNASAEPTAVSSSLSQQVIIGYFGRVNYDFDKKYLFSFTARYDGASNLGANNYWGFFPGVSAGWNLHREDFWSNMPEQLSSLKLRASYGVNGNIGNLSDFHAQGLYSVGNRYYDQAAIQNNRMANQDLKWERSGTFDLGLDMGLFNDRVTLIADYYNRLTDNLLTNLELPQSTGFSSILTNLGSLRNEGVEMEIFAAIIQNKDFSWNLSTNASYNINTVVELPENGNENNRIGGVLVYDPVLGQYTWKGGLQESGRLGDLFAYQQLGIYATDQEAAEAPYDALIPGTDKSKFGGDTHWADLDQNDSIDSRDRVYAGNIYPKWTGGFTNTLNYKGLSLTLRTDFALGHTIYHESRARFNGQYQGDIGILEETTTSWQEQGDVTNIARYYWADQLAQNNSFRGNTFYYEKGDYLAIRELTLSYNLPKAWTEKLKIGHIRTYFTGTNLHYFTSYTGLNPEDGGTDSGRYPIPRSFLFGVNVNF, from the coding sequence ATGATATTTTTTTCCGGCCATGTGATGGCGCAGGAGATAAATATTAAAGGAACAGTGATAGATGCCAATACTGGTGAGAGTATTCCCGGTGTGAATATTTTGGTAGAAGGTAGTACCAAGGGAACCGTGTCGGATTTGGATGGCAATTTTGATATTACCGCAGATAAGGGACAGGTACTGGTATTTAGCTATATAGGTTATGTCTCCCAAAATATCACTATAGCCAATGAAACTACACTAACTGTCAGCATGGAAACGGATTCAAAGCAATTGGAAGAAGTGCTGGTCATTGGATATGGTGAACAGTCAAGGGAAACCTTAACCTCATCAGTGGCCAAATTGGATAAGAAGGTATTGGAAAATGTGCCTTTTGCCAACGCTGCTTCTGCCTTGCAGGGAACCGTTTCAGGAGTAAGGGTACAAACGACCACGGGCCAGCCTGGAGCTGCTCCAAGGATTATTGTACGAGGAGGTACTTCTATCAACAATCCCGATGGAGCCACACCTCTATATATTATAGATGGGGTCATTCGAAATGGGATGACTGATCTTAATCCTGATGATATTGAATCACTACAGGTGTTAAAAGATGCTGCTGCAACAGCCATATACGGTGCCAGAGGTTCCAATGGAGTGGTTATTATTACCACAAAGACAGGTAAAGTGGGCAAGACCTCGGTGACATATCGCTATAATATCAGTGCTTCAGAAATGTGGAACCGCTATGATATGGCTTCCGCAAGGGATTATATTTATTTCAATAGGAAAGGGGTTTTAGCAACTGCTGAAAAGCACCCAGAGCATCTTTTCCGACTTGATTTGGCCAGTGGTTTTGGTGTGGGTAATGACCTGAGCAATAATACGGCATTCACCCCCCAATACCTTACCGCTGAAAATGAATACAAGCTCAATGAGGGCTGGCAGCAAATGCCCGACCCAGTGGATCCTTCCAAGACCATCATTTTCGCTGAGACGGATTGGCAGGATGTCTTATTTCAAACCGCAATCAGCCAAAACCATTATATCAATGTCAGTGGTGGTTCCGAAAAAGCCCGTTTTGATCTTGGTGTTGGATATTTGGACAATGAAGGAGTGGCCATCAATACCGACTTCAAAAGATTTACCACCAGAATGAATGGAGATATTCAGGTGAATGATAAACTAGGTGTGTATGGTAGGCTGAATTTCTCTTCTAGCTCTGATAACCAAGTGTACAGTGAGAATCAATTGTTCCAACGGGCCCTGGGATTGCCGCCTACGACCAAGTTATACTATGAAGATGGTTCTTTGGCTCCAGGACGGAACAGGAGCATGGGAAATCCTATGTATCATCTCAATAGGAGAAAGGCCTTGAATGTCACCAACCGGGCAACACTCTCTGGAGGGGCCAACTGGGAAATCTTTAAGGATTTCACCTTTGAACCGATGGCTTCATTGTACTTTGTTCAGGCGACCAATAATAGTTTCCAGAAATCCTACTATAACGGTCCCACCCAATTTGTGGATTCAAGGGAAGCTTCAAGTTCCAACTCGATCTATTGGCAAAAGCAATTTGACGGAGTGTTCAGCTATCATAAGGGCATAGGACTGCATAATTTCCAGTTTAAACTAGGAGGGTCTTATTTTGACAGAAAGGATTATGGCGCGTCTGCCTCTGGCAGAGGAGCAGCCTCTGACCTGGTCCCTACTTTAAATGCTTCAGCAGAACCTACAGCTGTTAGCAGTTCTTTGAGTCAGCAGGTAATTATTGGATATTTTGGAAGGGTGAATTATGATTTTGATAAGAAATACCTCTTTTCCTTTACCGCTAGATATGATGGAGCATCCAATTTGGGAGCCAATAACTATTGGGGATTTTTCCCTGGAGTTTCTGCCGGTTGGAACCTGCACAGGGAAGACTTTTGGTCCAATATGCCAGAACAGTTATCCTCTTTAAAACTGCGTGCTTCCTATGGGGTAAATGGAAATATAGGTAATCTGTCTGATTTTCACGCCCAAGGACTTTATTCAGTGGGAAACCGCTATTATGACCAAGCTGCCATCCAAAATAACAGAATGGCCAACCAAGACCTAAAATGGGAACGGTCGGGTACATTTGACCTTGGTTTAGACATGGGATTATTCAATGACCGTGTGACCTTGATTGCCGACTATTACAACCGCTTGACAGATAACCTGCTGACCAATTTGGAATTGCCACAGTCAACTGGTTTTAGCAGTATCTTGACCAATTTAGGTTCTTTGAGAAATGAAGGTGTAGAAATGGAGATTTTTGCTGCGATTATCCAAAACAAAGATTTTTCTTGGAACCTCTCTACTAATGCCTCTTATAATATCAATACGGTGGTGGAACTTCCAGAAAATGGCAATGAAAACAATAGAATTGGTGGAGTATTGGTCTATGATCCTGTATTGGGACAGTATACATGGAAAGGTGGACTGCAGGAAAGTGGCAGATTAGGTGATCTATTTGCCTATCAACAGCTAGGTATCTACGCCACAGACCAAGAAGCTGCAGAAGCACCTTATGATGCCTTGATACCGGGGACAGATAAAAGTAAGTTTGGAGGAGATACCCATTGGGCAGACTTGGACCAAAATGATTCCATTGACAGTCGTGACAGAGTATATGCCGGAAATATTTATCCAAAATGGACCGGAGGCTTTACCAATACTTTGAATTACAAAGGCCTTTCATTGACATTGCGTACAGACTTTGCTTTGGGTCATACCATTTATCATGAGTCTCGTGCAAGGTTTAATGGCCAATATCAAGGTGATATTGGTATCCTTGAAGAGACTACTACATCTTGGCAGGAGCAAGGTGATGTGACCAATATCGCTAGGTATTATTGGGCTGATCAGTTGGCGCAGAACAATTCTTTCCGTGGGAATACTTTTTACTATGAAAAAGGGGATTATTTGGCGATTAGGGAGCTTACACTGAGTTACAATCTTCCCAAAGCGTGGACGGAAAAACTGAAAATTGGCCATATAAGAACCTATTTTACGGGGACTAACCTGCATTATTTTACGAGTTACACGGGATTGAACCCTGAAGATGGAGGAACCGATTCTGGCAGGTATCCTATTCCCAGAAGTTTTCTTTTCGGTGTGAATGTTAATTTCTAA